The Melitaea cinxia chromosome 9, ilMelCinx1.1, whole genome shotgun sequence DNA segment aatacaacgcagatcgacgaaaaaatagtcaagcaactacgcgttatcaaagattactcaaaaactagttatcagatctcgataaaatttatatgtgaccacatgataaacatcagctttcgattaaattaaaaattatcaaaatcggtacactcagtaaaaagttattgcggattttcgagagtttccctcgatttctctgggatcccatcatcagatcctggtttccttatcatggtaccaaactagggatatcccctttccaacaaaaaaagaattatcaaaatcggtacatccagtagaaagttatgtggtataatacaacgtaggtcgacgaaaaaagcgtcaagtaaaaacgcattattggatataactcgaaaagtagttgttagatctcaaataaatttaaatgggaccaattggcacacaccacctttcgattaaaacaaaatttgtcgaaatcggtctacccggtcaaaagttctgaggtaacatacataaaaaaaaaaaaaaaaaaaaaaaaaaaaaaaaatacagtcgaattgagaacctcctccttttttggaagtcggttaaaaaatcagttgaattgagaacctcctccttttttggaagtcggttaaaaaatatacaggtAAATGTTTGTTGGCACATCACACAGTCCAtatggagaaaaaaaaaactaataagatACTTTTAGTGAAGAcagatatataaagataaaaagatTATATTAACCGCAGTAGTAGTAGTCAGGAGCAAAGAATGTATCTCATAGTATGTGTGACTGGTTTTTAggttaatttataataagagTGCAGTGTATGTTGATGATTCATACATGTAAATTAGGATGTACTGTGCCAATgctcaaaataaattacaaagctTTAACTGTGGGTGTAAGGtgaaaaaaacaacatttagatTAGAGAACAGattttattctcaaaaaaaaaccAGAAAATTACAATTTGTCACTAGCTTAAgttaaaaataacgaaagaaAAGTTCAAATGTATTACATATCTGAACAGAGTAACATCTAGAGATTTAGTAGAAAAGGAAAATGGGTATATTCTCTGTATAACAACTCACTTATAGctttaatatgataattattttgttaatgaaattcagcattttaaaaaatagcattaatttacaattatttgaacTGAAAATTTAAAggttatttgatatatattttatatttttaatgctacAACAAATTTACATGAGCCTATGAAAGTTTCTTAGCTTTCTGGTAAAGAGTGTCAACAACTTTACTCATGTGGTGGATGGTTTCTAAAACTGTCTCGTATGTCTTTTCCAGAGGTGACTcatcaaaaacaattaacacACCTTCTCCTTGGTCGAGGATGCCATTAAGTTTTTTATCAAGGATCATCTGAGACAATTTCTTCTCTACTTGTACAACTGGCAGACGGATACATTTCGCTACGTGGTCCACTTGAACTCTCATATAAGGCTCGACAATGCGACACAAATTTTGTTCCAGCATTGTGTCGTACAAAGCTCCGAGATGTGCACGAACAACTGCATCTTCTTCTAGCTCTGGCTTATACGTTTTCAAAGCAGCTTGAAAATCAGCAAGAGATCTCTTGTGTGACGCAGTCGCTACTGCTCTCATGGCTTCTAGTTCTTTTCCAGCATATTTAAGGGCTGCTTTACTACTACAAACAGTAGCTACTTCCTCAGCCTGGTTGAGCATGATTTTAGATAACAACATATATTTCAAAGCGGTTAAAGCCTTAGGACTGTCTGCTCCATCATAGCCCTCGAAAGCTTCATAAAAGTATGAGTAAGCAGTTTTAAAGTCTCTCTCATCGGCAGCGTGAAGAATACCAGATTGTAAATCGAGAGCTGCTTGCATTTTTGGAGGGCAATAAATCGCATTTGCCGTAGTTCTAGCAGAAGTCAGTGAGGCTCGGGCTTTCGGTAAATTACTAAGAGCATGATAAGTTTTACTCTCAAAAAGAAGTACTTCAACTAGCAAATTTTTATCATCTAACTTCTTTAACTCTTTCAATAGTGCTGTAGCTAAATCTAGAGCTTCTGTGTACATACCAGTATCGAAATACAGAGCGATTAGTCTCGCCTCCAGGGATTGTCGCAGGAAAGTACGACGTTCTTCCTTTGCCCATTCTATACACTCTTTACACAATTGAACCTCGATCCCTATTCCAGCTTCCAAGTCCAAAAAGAAATCTACGAGTGAGCGCACTAGTTTTGCTGCCTTAGCCTTACTTATCAAACTAAGAAACGGTCTGGTGGCTTTAATCAATTCTGCAAGTTCCTTGGCTTTACCTTCTTTCTTGTACTTCTCGCCGAGGTTTAATATGCCTTGTTCTTTCGCTCTGATGTTTTCCTCGTCATCTTCAGGCAGCTCTCCTGTGCTTATCATTTTGTCAGTCATACGGACGTCTTCGTCTCTGTTCGACGATGAGACTCGTGATCTCTCAAATAACATCGCACCGGccattatgtatatgtttactatttaaaaacgTATGTAAAATGACACAACAACAGCT contains these protein-coding regions:
- the LOC123656121 gene encoding 26S proteasome non-ATPase regulatory subunit 11, which translates into the protein MAGAMLFERSRVSSSNRDEDVRMTDKMISTGELPEDDEENIRAKEQGILNLGEKYKKEGKAKELAELIKATRPFLSLISKAKAAKLVRSLVDFFLDLEAGIGIEVQLCKECIEWAKEERRTFLRQSLEARLIALYFDTGMYTEALDLATALLKELKKLDDKNLLVEVLLFESKTYHALSNLPKARASLTSARTTANAIYCPPKMQAALDLQSGILHAADERDFKTAYSYFYEAFEGYDGADSPKALTALKYMLLSKIMLNQAEEVATVCSSKAALKYAGKELEAMRAVATASHKRSLADFQAALKTYKPELEEDAVVRAHLGALYDTMLEQNLCRIVEPYMRVQVDHVAKCIRLPVVQVEKKLSQMILDKKLNGILDQGEGVLIVFDESPLEKTYETVLETIHHMSKVVDTLYQKAKKLS